A genomic window from Bacillus rossius redtenbacheri isolate Brsri chromosome 7, Brsri_v3, whole genome shotgun sequence includes:
- the LOC134533778 gene encoding cytoplasmic dynein 2 light intermediate chain 1, whose protein sequence is MPATGESLKDIAVRMNREAGEIHRQSAGGQCKESTLILLGSKDVGKSSLVHRFLDRDEPAKQTLALEYTFGRKAGRSLVKDVCHIWELGGGTMYPSLLATPLAAAGRNLSQVTVVLMLDLSALNQLWFTMETLLQSILTILRAHCSQDQMNSLQELAWARIGYDNPDKDLMDPFPCSLVILGGKYDVFQDFDSEKKKIVCRCLRYVAHTLGASLQFYSVKDAGLVKKAKDLLSHHGFGSAAVKSISQDHNKPLLIPAGSDSMERIGGVGTSQIISINKGPGAALDRWKHIFTKHFPQEVTEKSVIPDDPAHDINFKEAIIDSLRAQRDDELDRFRREAESRHKYLSHLELDY, encoded by the coding sequence ATGCCTGCGACGGGCGAAAGCTTGAAGGACATAGCCGTGCGCATGAACAGAGAGGCAGGGGAGATACACCGTCAATCAGCTGGTGGTCAGTGTAAAGAGAGTACGCTAATACTGTTAGGGAGCAAAGACGTCGGAAAGTCTTCGCTCGTACATAGGTTTTTGGACAGGGATGAGCCGGCGAAACAGACGCTGGCACTGGAGTACACGTTTGGCAGGAAGGCCGGAAGGAGCCTGGTGAAAGACGTGTGCCACATTTGGGAACTGGGCGGCGGGACAATGTATCCATCACTGCTGGCAACCCCTCTAGCAGCAGCTGGGCGCAATTTGTCACAAGTCACAGTCGTGCTCATGCTGGACTTGTCTGCTTTGAACCAGTTGTGGTTCACCATGGAAACACTACTGCAAAGTATTCTTACTATTTTGAGGGCACACTGCAGCCAAGACCAGATGAACTCCCTACAGGAGCTAGCATGGGCCCGCATAGGTTACGATAACCCAGACAAAGATTTAATGGATCCTTTCCCTTGCTCTTTGGTGATCCTTGGTGGCAAGTACGATGTTTTTCAGGACTTTGATTCTGAGAAAAAAAAGATAGTCTGTCGCTGTCTGCGATATGTTGCCCATACTTTAGGTGCATCATTGCAGTTTTACAGTGTTAAAGATGCAGGCTTGGTGAAAAAAGCAAAAGATCTTTTAAGTCATCACGGGTTTGGATCTGCAGCAGTTAAAAGCATATCTCAGGATCACAACAAACCCTTGCTCATTCCTGCTGGATCGGACTCCATGGAGCGTATTGGTGGGGTAGGAACTTCTCAAATCATTTCCATTAATAAAGGGCCTGGTGCTGCTCTTGATAGGTGGAAACATATATTCACAAAGCATTTTCCACAAGAAGTAACTGAGAAGTCCGTTATTCCTGACGATCCAGCTCACGACATCAATTTCAAGGAGGCTATTATTGATTCACTGAGAGCTCAAAGAGATGACGAACTTGATAGGTTCCGCAGAGAAGCGGAAAGTCGACATAAATACTTATCTCATCTTGAGCTGGATTACTGA
- the LOC134533777 gene encoding zinc finger protein OZF-like — translation MSDDQSQPQDTCHICSKLLAGVSGWREQHYIHETSSEVVRCALCANCFDDKNAMSVHARFEHRNMTIKRRFFKKECTACKICGRQLASKNNLKRHLRLFHHQSKDVKVLCEKCGKIFFSEEKLLSHSIHVHRRESCIECKMCNKKFTSQSVLNRHVRTFHPERTSVKFQCQYCRKVLGSRFEVQRHQNRAHLKLKHLCYKCGKVFFSSDDLSAHLKRHLGVMSSKFSPPKNHKNECKVCEVCGKVFSGGSALNRHVRCVHGKIPNGFKCAKCKKLFSSLVEFNTHFKRAHLKVKQSECQICYKKFFDDRALLVHFQNHLDYRPFQCSVCGRTFKHSRHVKLHQRTHRDEKLVCRECGKGFCSERLLGAHGRYHAGQCKYECAHCGAAFVQKASLRDHVATHSAAKEFSCERCGKAFWSRMHLYRHERTHAEQYKCELCGKACGTLHNFQKHVLTHMDEYRCKDCGTQFAAALKLQQHYRRCVARETARLLVA, via the coding sequence ATGTCCGATGACCAATCGCAGCCGCAGGACACGTGCCACATCTGCTCGAAGCTGCTGGCGGGTGTGAGCGGGTGGAGGGAACAGCACTATATCCACGAGACCTCCAGTGAGGTGGTGAGATGTGCGTTGTGCGCAAACTGCTTCGACGACAAGAACGCTATGTCCGTTCATGCACGTTTCGAACACCGGAACATGACCATCAAACGAAGGTTCTTCAAAAAGGAGTGCACTGCTTGCAAAATATGTGGTAGGCAGCTGGCCTCGAAGAACAACTTAAAAAGACACCTAAGATTGTTTCATCATCAAAGCAAAGATGTAAAGGTGCTTTGTGAAAAGTGTGGGAAGATATTTTTTTCAGAAGAGAAACTTTTATCTCATAGCATCCATGTCCACAGAAGGGAATCCTGCATAGAGTGTAAGATgtgcaataaaaaatttacctCGCAAAGTGTTCTGAACAGACACGTGAGGACTTTCCATCCTGAACGGACATCTGTGAAATTCCAGTGCCAGTACTGCAGAAAAGTACTGGGGTCTCGTTTTGAGGTGCAGCGTCACCAAAATAGAGCCCACTTGAAGCTCAAGCACCTGTGCTACAAATGTGGCAAAGTATTTTTCAGCAGTGACGATTTGTCTGCTCATTTGAAGCGTCACCTCGGAGTTATGTCTTCAAAATTTTCTCCTcctaaaaaccataaaaatgagTGCAAGGTTTGTGAAGTTTGTGGCAAAGTATTTTCAGGGGGTAGTGCCCTTAACAGACACGTCAGGTGTGTTCATGGTAAAATTCCAAATGGTTTCAAATGTGCAAAATGTAAAAAACTCTTCAGTTCGCTGGTGGAATTCAACACCCATTTCAAACGAGCCCACCTCAAGGTGAAACAGTCGGAATGTCAAATATGTTACAAGAAGTTTTTCGACGACCGGGCTCTGCTGGTCCACTTTCAAAATCACCTGGACTACAGACCGTTCCAGTGCTCAGTTTGCGGCAGAACGTTCAAGCACAGCCGCCACGTGAAACTGCACCAAAGAACCCACCGAGATGAGAAACTGGTTTGCAGGGAGTGCGGGAAGGGTTTCTGCAGCGAGCGCTTGCTGGGAGCGCACGGCCGCTACCACGCCGGCCAGTGCAAGTACGAGTGCGCCCACTGCGGGGCCGCGTTCGTCCAGAAGGCCTCGCTGAGGGACCACGTGGCCACGCACTCCGCCGCGAAGGAGTTTTCCTGCGAGCGCTGCGGCAAGGCGTTCTGGTCGCGCATGCACCTCTACCGACACGAACGCACGCACGCCGAGCAGTACAAGTGCGAGCTGTGCGGCAAGGCGTGCGGCACGCTGCACAACTTCCAGAAGCACGTGCTCACGCACATGGACGAGTACCGCTGCAAGGACTGCGGCACGCAGTTCGCCGCTGCCCTCAAGCTCCAGCAGCACTACCGACGCTGCGTCGCCAGGGAGACGGCACGCCTGCTGGTTGCGTGA